From a single Triplophysa rosa linkage group LG17, Trosa_1v2, whole genome shotgun sequence genomic region:
- the LOC130568340 gene encoding chymotrypsin-C-like, which yields MMKFVVLAILVVGVTGSWITYVIFSSAYGCGLPTFPPILSRVVGGVDARPHSWPWQISLQYTSGGNWYHTCGGTLISNEWVLTAAHCISNSRTYRVYLGKQNLKEEEPDSVAIAPAKIIVHEKWNSFFIRNDIALIKLEKPVTPSDTITPACVPADGDILANGASCYVTGWGRLYTNGPIADILQQALLPVVDHQTCSRSDWWGSQVTKDMVCAGGDGVVSGCNGDSGGPLNCKGNDGAWEVHGIVSFGSGLSCNLAKKPTVFTRVSAYTDWISKASVL from the exons ATGATGAAGTTTGTGGTTCTGGCTATTCTGGTTGTTGGAG TAACTGGCTCATGGATCACATATGTTATTTTTTCCTCAGCTTACGGGTGCGGACTGCCCACCTTCCCTCCTATTCTGTCAAGGGTAGTAGGGGGTGTGGATGCACGTCCACATAGCTGGCCCTGGCAG atcTCCCTCCAGTACACCAGTGGTGGTAACTGGTACCACACCTGTGGAGGAACCCTCATTTCTAATGAGTGGGTTCTGACTGCTGCTCACTGCATCAG CAACagcagaacttacagagtgtatCTGGGCAAACAAAACCTGAAggaggaggagcctgattcAGTCGCCATCGCCCCTGCCAAGATCATTGTACATGAGAAATGGAATTCCTTCTTCATCCG CAATGACATCGCCCTGATCAAACTGGAGAAACCCGTCACACCAAGTGACACCATCACACCTGCTTGTGTTCCTGCTGATGGGGATATTTTGGCCAATGGAGCATCCTGCTATGTCACCGGCTGGGGACGCCTCTACA CCAACGGTCCCATTGCTGATATCCTGCAGCAAGCTCTCCTGCCTGTGGTGGATCATCAAACTTGCTCCAGGTCCGATTGGTGGGGCTCTCAGGTTACAAAAGACATGGTCTGCGCTGGTGGAGATGGTGTTGTATCTGGATGTAAT GGTGACTCCGGTGGCCCTCTGAACTGTAAGGGCAATGATGGAGCTTGGGAGGTTCATGGTATTGTGAGCTTTGGCTCTGGACTTAGCTGCAACTTGGCCAAGAAGCCCACCGTCTTCACTCGTGTGAGCGCCTACACCGATTGGATCAGCAAGGCAAGTGTTTTGTAA
- the ela2 gene encoding elastase 2 codes for MKLVILALLIAGAYGCGQPTYDPILSRVVGGTDARPHSWPWQVSLQYQSGSSFYHTCGGTLIAKDWVLTAAHCIGSRTYRVYLGKQNLAASNEAGSIAISPAKIIVHENWDSYNIRNDIALIKLQNPVQFSNSISPACLPVSGDILPNNFPCYVTGWGRLWTNGPIADILQHAPLPVVDYATCSRSDWWGNLVTNLMVCAGGDGVVSSCNGDSGGPLNCQRRDGTWDVQGIVSFGSSLGCNYPKKPSVFTRVSGYISWINKVMTTY; via the exons ATGAAACTTGTGATCTTGGCTTTACTCATTGCTGGAG CCTACGGCTGTGGGCAGCCCACCTATGACCCTATCCTCTCAAGGGTCGTGGGCGGAACTGATGCTAGACCACACAGTTGGCCATGGCAG GTATCTCTCCAGTACCAGAGTGGCTCTAGCTTCTACCACACCTGTGGTGGTACCCTGATCGCCAAAGATTGGGTCCTGACCGCTGCTCACTGCATTGG AAGCCGTACTTACAGAGTATACCTGGGAAAGCAAAACCTGGCAGCCAGCAACGAGGCTGGCTCCATTGCCATTTCTCCTGCTAAGATTATAGTGCATGAGAACTGGGACTCCTACAATATCCG CAATGACATCGCCCTGATCAAGCTGCAGAATCCAGTTCAGTTCTCTAACTCCATTTcacctgcctgcctgcctgtgtCTGGCGATATCCTGCCCAACAACTTCCCCTGCTATGTCACTGGCTGGGGACGTCTCTGGA CCAATGGCCCTATTGCTGATATCCTGCAGCATGCTCCTCTCCCTGTGGTGGACTATGCTACCTGCAGCAGGTCTGACTGGTGGGGCAACCTGGTGACCAACCTCATGGTGTGCGCTGGTGGAGATGGTGTTGTGTCAAGTTGCAAT GGTGATTCTGGTGGCCCTCTGAACTGCCAGAGACGTGATGGTACTTGGGATGTTCAGGGTATTGTAAGCTTTGGCTCCAGCTTAGGCTGCAACTATCCCAAGAAGCCCTCTGTCTTCACCCGTGTTTCTGGCTACATTTCTTGGATCAACAAA GTGATGACCACTTACTAA
- the alas2 gene encoding 5-aminolevulinate synthase, erythroid-specific, mitochondrial, translating to MSAFLHHCPFLKSTPGLSLRNVAAFLCQADRCPIIVRQISVKATQSVDENGMLPYKEPKRQLATTATQVAINMSKSCPFVSSKIGLVKASPQVQEDVQAMHPNEANSGMMSSLFSGLQSYHSIGPTHLLQDNIAQPSFDYDDFFTQKIVEKRSDHTYRIFKTVNRFAEVYPFAEDYSVPGRGSSQVSVWCSNDYLGMSRHPRVVNAIREALEKHGAGAGGTRNISGTSNYHVALESELARLHQKDGALVFSSCFVANDSTLFTLAKMLPGCEIYSDMGNHASMIQGIRNSGAKRFIFRHNDANHLEELLSRSDPLTPKIVAFETVHSMDGAICPLEELCDVAHKYGALTFVDEVHAVGLYGAHGAGVGERDNVMHKIDIVSGTLGKAFGCVGGYIASTAALVDSVRSYAAGFIFTTSLPPMVLAGALESVRVLSSPEGQALRRAHQRNVKHMRQLLLDAGLPVINCPSHIIPIRVGNAAKSSEVCDILLENHNIYVQAINYPTVARGEELLRLAPSPFHNPIMMNYFAEKLLEVWQEVGLPLNGPAMASCTFCDRPLHFDLMSEWEKSYFGNMEPRYITVAAQ from the exons ATGTCTGCTTTTCTGCATCACTGCCCATTCCTGAAATCCACTCCTGGTCTTTCTTTAAGGAATGTGGCGGCATTCCTTTGCCAGGCTGACCGATGCCCCATCATTGTCCGCCAGATCTCTGTAAAAGCCACCCAATCAGTTGATGAAAACG GTATGCTTCCTTATAAGGAGCCCAAGAGACAGCTGGCCACCACTGCCACTCAGGTAGCCATCAACATGTCCAAGAGCTGTCCCTTTGTTTCCTCCAAGATCGGATTGGTTAAGGCCAGTCCACAGGTGCAAGAGGATGTTCAAGCAATGCACCCCAATGAAGCCAATTCAG GCATGATGAGCTCACTGTTCAGTGGTTTACAAAGTTATCACTCCATTGGTCCTACACACCTTCTCCAGGACAACATTG CCCAGCCCAGTTTCGACTATGATGACTTTTTTACCCAGAAGATTGTGGAGAAGAGAAGTGATCACACCTACCGTATCTTTAAGACGGTGAACCGCTTTGCAGAGGTTTACCCTTTTGCTGAGGACTACTCTGTCCCGGGACGTGGGAGCTCCCAGGTGTCTGTGTGGTGCAGTAATGATTACCTGGGCATGAGTCGACATCCCCGCGTTGTCAATGCAATACG agaGGCTTTGGAAAAGCATGGTGCAGGAGCCGGTGGCACCAGGAATATTTCTGGTACGAGTAACTATCACGTGGCCCTGGAGAGTGAGCTGGCCCGTCTTCACCAGAAAGATGGAGCGCTGGTCTTTTCTTCCTGCTTTGTGGCCAACGATTCTACCCTTTTTACTTTGGCTAAAATGCTTCCAG GCTGTGAGATTTACTCAGACATGGGCAATCACGCCTCTATGATCCAGGGCATCAGGAACAGTGGGGCCAAGCGCTTTATTTTCCGACACAATGATGCCAATCACCTGGAGGAACTTCTTAGTCGTTCAGACCCACTTACACCTAAAATTGTGGCCTTTGAGACTGTGCATTCGATGGATG GTGCAATTTGCCCACTAGAGGAGCTGTGTGACGTCGCACACAAATATGGAGCTTTGACGTTTGTGGATGAGGTTCACGCTGTCGGGCTCTATGGGGCGCATGGAGCAGGTGTTGGAGAGAGAGACAATGTCATGCACAAAATCGATATTGTCTCTGGAACTCTAG GTAAGGCATTTGGCTGTGTAGGTGGGTACATAGCCAGCACCGCCGCCCTGGTGGACTCTGTGCGCTCCTACGCCGCTGGGTTTATCTTCACTACCTCCTTGCCTCCCATGGTGCTGGCGGGGGCTTTGGAATCGGTGCGTGTGCTGAGTAGCCCAGAGGGTCAAGCTTTACGTAGAGCTCACCAAAGAAACGTCAAACACATGAGACAGCTGCTGCTGGATGCCGGCCTGCCCGTGATCAACTGTCCCAGCCATATCATTCCCATACGG GTTGGAAATGCAGCGAAAAGCTCAGAGGTGTGTGATATTCTGTTGGAGAATCACAATATCTACGTGCAAGCCATAAATTACCCAACAGTAGCTCGTGGAGAGGAGCTGTTGCGACTGGCCCCCTCTCCTTTCCATAACCCCATTATGATGAACTACTTTGCTG AGAAACTGTTGGAGGTCTGGCAGGAGGTGGGACTACCACTGAACGGGCCAGCGATGGCTTCTTGTACCTTCTGTGATCGCCCTCTCCACTTTGACCTCATGAGTGAGTGGGAGAAGTCCTACTTTGGAAACATGGAGCCAAGATACATCACTGTGGCAGCACAGTGA
- the fhad1 gene encoding forkhead-associated domain-containing protein 1: MRGYLKTLNWVFKLKTKRTTIGKHKDSDLCLQNGGVDECHATIDWCEAESCYYISDLNSAHGTYVNDCRIHNATVRLSPGDQLHFGYGGSAYELSIDSEKPFPILAARSVTPQAWIQTQTSSIKPHPPTRTRPMSAGAKQVPITPDRKTHSNRPGSWSGNTERSCYLRNKTPPHHTPNIYILPVEVERSHRPLEGCGAVSVCLEDESPKKDDVIAGLKKEVSALKLQLSHKKQTDPEVTHRLCCLESDIKEKKEQIQQLKEQMLELQACSGEMLGQAVTERDQKISSLSVQLDKLKSENKSSKAMVSSLQKDLTAREKQALNLAAEVDKLRENVRHKDAKLTSTMDKLKEAQKHQHELLSKQNIIESLEKEQASLLKEMDRLKHLHQQTQQRELRIQAELKHTQSRLDSFHKQIVKAAHFNSEKESDQEVLGCFSKLMEQMETYKSKLHDCDTKLEEETRAQRKMLDETQMFRAKLEECQNHVQDTCMADTVHMEISALQGMNLSPALSWVQAHSLSVLNLLHALLHKAAQRLQTTGIDVSVKTGGVLGALQILSQEHKDNQSELRNLKAEIQKLQDRDMQNRDLQNKLDFMQKQSETDKLQAAERENEIKNTMTQHLEEVKDDLMSVRKTEDALRLEIETCKAEWQSKMEEAKVRETELKEKISELQLREEEKNERMRQCEEREMRALQRGAEEEREIHRVEVEEYREQVRQHAYTIIAMEKQINKAQQSEDRWREMEKERDSLEEQLKETLKKLEDFESNNTSYITEKEQKLERTITSLRASLVASQQEVAGQSEIINALSRDLAQANARLSDMSGELSEQQKIELETHRALVLDQRIQLSTLTQKLTAMSQLVEQKDEEIKKLAEKLKQTEEDLRRTAANTELENSSLQTTRTTRDVALMTAPNDVINQGSKHKGLRREEMILQQQEGLRDVKERISALQKKWPSTRQQGVPERRGQMKTQKLQRSATRKGSNSSVSGFAFPEALTEAARERTARLDMSDALELSEKTYLELARVLREALELSEGELSGSASLKHLPPDERLHIFSQRQTDLEFLRSRLDLQNTHSQQQDLLLEENQREINTLRESLMLGHQMQAELASMKAELETQRQESERLRQTLQDHIDQLQRNQQQHSVAIRNNQGLNLERTNRKTVRVGHLNCIPNESYKKTPALKKQSSKGRMENRGSAVETPKQELLKEHQICLMVSDLASPLQVPEGSRLPLLTEAH, encoded by the exons ATGAGGGGTTACCTCAAAACTTTAAACTGGGTTTTTAAACTTAAGACTAAGAGAACAACTATAGGAAAACACAAAGACTCTGATCTCTGTCTACAG AATGGTGGGGTGGATGAGTGTCATGCCACCATTGACTGGTGTGAAGCAGAGAGCTGCTACTACATTAGTGACCTGAACTCTGCCCATGGCACCTATGTCAATGACTGCCGCATACACAATGCCACTGTGCGTCTCTCTCCGGGAGACCAGCTTCACTTTGGCTATGGAGGATCAGCCTATGAGCTCAGCATCGACAGCGAGAAACCG TTTCCTATCCTGGCTGCCCGATCTGTCACTCCCCAAGCCTGGATACAAACTCAGACATCTTCAATTAAACCCCACCCTCCCACCAGAACTCGCCCTATGAGTGCGGGGGCCAAACAGGTTCCAATTACACCTGATCGCAAGACCCATTCTAACAGACCAG GGAGTTGGAGTGGTAACACAGAAAGAAGTTGTTACCTCAGAAACAAGACTCCACCTCACCACACTCCAAACATTTACATCTTGCCAGTGGAG GTGGAAAGGTCACACCGTCCGTTAGAGGGATGCGGTGCCGTGTCTGTGTGTCTTGAAGACGAGTCCCCAAAAAAGGATGATGTGATTGCCGGCCTAAAGAAAGAAGTGTCGGCTCTTAAACTCCAGCTATCTCATAAGAAGCAAACTGATCCAGAGGTCACACACCGACTGTGCTGCCTGGAGAGTGAcatcaaagaaaagaaagaacagATACAACAGTTGAAGGAACAG ATGCTGGAGCTTCAGGCGTGTTCTGGAGAGATGTTGGGACAGGCTGTGACAGAAAGAGACCAGAAGATCAGTAGTCTGTCAGTACAGCTGGATAAACTAAAGAGTGAAAATAAATCCTCTAAAG CAATGGTTAGCAGTTTACAGAAAGATCTGACCGCTCGTGAGAAACAGGCTCTCAATCTAGCAGCTGAGGTGGATAAACTCAGAGAGAATGTAAGACACAAAGATGCCAAGCTCACAAGCACGATGGACAAG TTGAAAGAAGCTCAGAAGCATCAACATGAACTTCTGTCCAAGCAAAACATCATAGAATCCCTCGAGAAG GAACAAGCTTCTCTGCTGAAGGAGATGGACAGACTGAAGCACCTTCATCAGCAAACACAGCAGAGAGAACTGAGAATCCAAGCAGAGCTCAAACATACACAGTCAAGG CTTGACAGTTTTCACAAGCAGATTGTCAAGGCTGCGCACTTCAACTCTGAGAAGGAATCAGACCAAGAG GTGTTGGGCTGTTTTTCAAAATTAATGGAACAGATGGAAACGTACAAATCCAAGCTGCACGACTGTGATACGAAACTCGAAGAGGAAACTCGTGCACAGCGAAAAATGTTGGATGAGACCCAGATGTTTAGAGCAAAACTGGAGGAATGTCAG AATCATGTACAAGACACATGCATGGCAGATACGGTGCATATGGAAATATCTGCCCTGCAGGGCATGAATCTGAGTCCTGCACTCAGCTGGGTTCAGGCGCATTCGCTCTCTGTACTTAACCTCCTGCATGCACTGCTGCATAAAGCCGCTCAGAGGCTACAGACAACAGGGATAGATGTGTCAGTGAAGACTGGAG GAGTTTTAGGTGCCTTACAGATTTTGTCCCAGGAGCACAAAGACAACCAGTCTGAACTCAGGAATCTAAAG GCAGAGATACAAAAGCTTCAGGACAGAGATATGCAAAACAGAGATCTTCAGAACAAACTGGACTTCATGCAGAAGCAGTCTGAGACGGACAAACTACAG GCAGccgagagagagaatgaaattaaaaacacaatgaCACAGCATCTGGAAGAGGTGAAAGATGATCTCATGTCAGTCAGAAAAACCGAA GATGCCTTGCGCTTGGAGATTGAGACATGCAAGGCCGAGTGGCAATCCAAGATGGAAGAAGCCAAGGTACGAGAGACGGAGCTGAAAGAAAAGATTAGTGAATTACAGCTCAGAGAGGAGGAGaagaacgagagaatgagacagtgtgaggagagagagatgagagcaCTTCAGAGAGGAGctgaagaggagagagagatacaCAGGGTTGAGGTGGAGGAGTACAGAGAACAGGTGCGACAGCATGCATACACCATTATTGCCATggagaaacaaataaacaaagcccAGCAGAGTGAGGATAGATGGAGAGAAATGGAGAAGGAAAGAGACTCACTTGAGGAGCAGCTTAAAG AGACACTTAAAAAACTTGAGGACTTTGAAAGCAACAACACATCATACATAACGGAGAAAGAACAGAAATTAGAACGGACCATAACATCCCTTAG GGCATCTTTGGTTGCATCCCAACAGGAAGTGGCCGGTCAGAGTGAGATCATTAATGCTTTAAGTCGTGATCTGGCCCAGGCCAATGCTCGCCTCTCTGACATGTCAG GCGAGCTGAGTGAACAACAGAAGATAGAGTTGGAGACTCACAGAGCTTTAGTGTTGGACCAGAGGATTCAGCTGAGCACACTCACACAGAAGCTCACCGCAATGTCACAGCTGGTGGAACAGAAAGATGAAGAGATAAAAAAGCTGGCAGAAAAACTGAA ACAAACAGAGGAGGATCTGAGAAGAACAGCAGCAAACACAGAGCTCGAGAACTCGAGCCTTCAGACAACAAGGACCACTAGA GATGTGGCACTCATGACAGCTCCTAATGATGTCATCAATCAGGGTTCAAAACACAAAGGTCTTCGCCGTGAGGAAATGATCCTTCAGCAGCAGGAAGGTTTGCGTGATGTGAAGGAACGAATAAGCGCTCTACAAAAGAAGTGGCCCAGCA CACGTCAGCAGGGGGTGCCAGAGAGGCGGGGTCAGATGAAGACTCAGAAGCTTCAAAGATCTGCAACCCGAAAAGGATCCAACAGTTCTGTG AGCGGTTTTGCGTTCCCTGAAGCTCTGACCGAAGCAGCACGAGAACGTACAGCCAGACTAGACATGTCTGATGCTCTGGAGCTGAGTGAAAAGACA TACTTGGAGCTAGCACGGGTGCTGCGTGAGGCTCTGGAGCTAAGCGAGGGTGAGCTGTCAGGCTCTGCTAGTTTAAAGCACCTGCCCCCTGATGAGAGACTGCACATATTCTCTCAGAGACAAACAGACCTGGAGTTTCTAAGAAGCCGCCTTGATCTACAGAACACCCACAGCCAACAGCAAGACCTTCTGCTGGAAGAGAACCAGAGAGAGATAAACACACTCAG AGAGAGCCTGATGTTGGGACATCAGATGCAAGCTGAGCTTGCGAGTATGAAGGCAGAGCTGGAAACCCAGAGACAAGAGTCTGAGCGGCTTCGACAGACTCTCCAGGACCATATCGACCAGCTGCAGAGAAACCAGCAGCAACACAGTGTTGCCATCAGAAATAACCAG GGTTTGAACTTGGAGAGAACAAACAGAAAGACTGTTAGAGTGGGCCATCTCAATTGTATACCGAATGAAAGCTATAAAAAG ACCCCAGCGTTAAAGAAACAGTCCTCAAAGGGGCGGATGGAAAATAGAGGAAGTGCGGTAGAGACCCCGAAGCAAGAACTGTTGAAAGAGCATCAGATCTGTTTGATGGTCTCTGATTTAGCCAGTCCTCTACAGGTCCCAGAGGGTTCCCGACTACCCCTGCTCACCGAGGCCCACTGA
- the LOC130568338 gene encoding transmembrane protein 26: MCRVLNILLALLSRFLFAVHGVLTVWRVVEVTRDPSYWLLLMGVALLGVEMTITIKYTHNAEWKWFSPMVFLYLSSVIPSIWFLELNLLQSNLPINTSNSDPQLFSQIPLTMGLAKLDPENWVEALEQTMLIVLVLGRWLMPKGDMSRDQLSQLLMVYVGLGADILDIFDTFKEPQVKTKQAVILVGLSLFSWALMQFPLVLTQTSRPTLQDGSQSESPQAGLAGWNISCCSSEVWSLLLTVGLQDGPFLIYRLYLMIRENVLNQLMIFFTCKNILIVLLEVYRICVVHFENRPEGGNQSCDPSHSQSEWIDGQDVEASCQE; encoded by the exons ATGTGCCGGGTTCTGAACATTTTACTGGCTCTTCTGAGTCGTTTCCTGTTTGCTGTGCATGGTGTGCTGACGGTGTGGCGAGTGGTAGAGGTGACACGGGACCCCTCATATTGGCTGCTGTTGATGGGCGTGGCACTCCTGGGAGTCGAGATGACAATCACAATAAAATACACGCACAACGCAGAATGGAAATG GTTCTCTCCTATGGTCTTTCTTTATCTGAGCAGTGTGATTCCTTCTATCTGGTTCCTGGAGCTGAACCTCCTACAGTCCAACCTGCCTATCAATACAAGCAACTCGGACCCACAACTGTTCTCCCAGATCCCTTTGACAATG GGGTTGGCGAAACTTGATCCTGAGAACTGGGTGGAGGCTTTGGAGCAGACCATGCTGATTGTTTTGGTTCTGGGCCGCTGGCTGATGCCAAAGGGCGACATGTCACGAGACCAACTATCTCAACTCCTCATGGTGTACGTGGGGCTGGGAGCTGATATCCTGGACATCTTTGACACTTTTAAGGAGCCGCAAGTGAAGACCAAGCAGGCAGTGATCCTTGTGGGGTTAAGTTTGTTTTCTTGGGCTTTGATGCAGTTTCCACTCGTTCTAACCCAAACCAGCCGGCCCACTCTCCAGGATGGATCCCAGTCAGAGTCCCCCCAGGCTGGGTTAGCTGGTTGGAATATATCCTGTTGCTCCAGTGAAGTTTGGAGCCTCTTGCTAACGGTCGGTCTGCAGGATGGACCCTTCCTTATTTACCGCCTGTACCTCATGATACGTGAGAATGTTCTGAACCAGCTGATGATCTTTTTCACTTGCAAGAATATACTTATTGTACTTTTAGAGGTCTACAGGATTTGTGTTGTGCACTTTGAGAACAGACCTGAGGGTGGAAACCAGTCATGTGACCCATCTCACAGCCAGTCAGAATGGATTGATGGACAGGACGTAGAAGCCAGCTGTCAGGAATAG